A region from the Brassica napus cultivar Da-Ae chromosome C8, Da-Ae, whole genome shotgun sequence genome encodes:
- the LOC106358586 gene encoding transcription factor GTE5, chloroplastic-like — translation MSSDHGGGGASKKKNHQNRSKPMAGPRPNRSVPLPSEDDDYPMLKVSLSSISKLEVRNLKRKLTSELDQVRSLMTRLDPQPQSKKTKQTGNKKGNAQILKSCNALLTKLMKHKDGWVFNVPVDAKVLGLHDYHSIVKEPMDLGTVKAKLGRGLYESPLDFAEDVRLTFNNAILYNPVGHEVHSMAKFLLNMFEEKWVSIEVQFDNLHRKVKPTRDVALFSPPVVEAVPAPPPLLPPAVVEDRTLERAESMPTPVEPETVTTSALEKPEEEEEEEEAPVDVRDLTMDEKRRLSEELQDLPYDKLETVVQIIKKSNPELSQQDDEIELDIDSVDIQTLWELYRFVIGYKEGLSNKKEDQGFGSERDAESVHNSIQEPTTLATGTETSRANESGKAIRMSSPGRQENNAGGSSSSNSSSSDTGSGSSDSDSDSSSGRGSDTGN, via the exons ATGTCTTCTGATCACGGAGGTGGAGGAGcttcgaagaagaagaatcaccagaaccgatccaaaccaaTGGCGGGCCCCAGACCCAACCGATCGGTCCCACTCCCCTCGGAGGACGACGACTACCCCATGCTCAAGGTCAGCTTGAGCTCAATCTCCAAGCTCGAAGTTCGGAACTTGAAACGGAAGCTAACCTCCGAGCTAGACCAAGTCAGGAGCTTGATGACGCGGTTAGATCCCCAACCTCAGAGCAAGAAGACGAAACAAACAGGTAACAAGAAAGGTAATGCTCAGATTCTCAAGAGCTGTAACGCTCTGCTTACCAAGCTGATGAAGCATAAGGATGGGTGGGTGTTCAATGTTCCCGTGGACGCTAAAGTACTCGGCTTGCATGATTACCACAGTATTGTTAAGGAGCCTATGGATTTGGGGACGGTGAAGGCTAAGCTAGGGCGTGGTTTGTATGAGTCGCCGCTTGATTTCGCTGAAGATGTGAGGCTTACTTTTAACAATGCGATATTGTATAACCCCGTTGGGCATGAGGTGCATAGTATGGCTAAGTTTCTGTTGAACATGTTTGAAGAGAAGTGGGTTTCTATTGAGGTTCAGTTTGATAATCTTCATAGGAAGGTTAAACCGACTCGCGACGTTGCGTTGTTCTCTCCTCCTGTTGTGGAGGCGGTACCAGCTCCTCCTCCGCTGCTTCCGCCTGCAGTGGTTGAGGATAGGACTTTGGAGAGAGCTGAGTCTATGCCGACGCCTGTGGAGCCTGAGACTGTGACTACTAGTGCCCTCGAGAAGcctgaagaggaagaggaggaagaggaggcgCCTGTTGATGTTAGGGACCTGACGATGGATGAGAAGCGGAGACTCAGTGAAGAGCTTCAGGACTTGCCTTATGACAAACTAGAGACGGTGGTTCAGATTATCAAGAAGAGTAATCCGGAACTGTCGCAGCAGGATGATGAGATTGAGCTGGATATTGATAGTGTTGACATCCAAACGCTTTGGGAGCTTTATAGATTTGTGATTGGGTATAAGGAGGGGTTGAGCAATAAAAAGGAGGATCAGGGGTTTGGTTCTGAAAGAGATGCTGAATCTGTTCACAATAGTATCCAAGAACCG ACCACTCTAGCAACTGGCACTGAAACATCAAGAGCTAATGAATCAG GAAAAGCAATTCGCATGTCATCTCCTGGTCGGCAAGAAAACAACGCAGGTGGATCAAGTAGTTCTAATAGTTCTAGCAGTGACACAGGGTCTGGCTCTAGTG ATTCTGACAGTGACAGCTCTTCAGGACGTGGATCAGATACGGGTAACTAG
- the LOC106358588 gene encoding uncharacterized protein LOC106358588: MWWSSSSDARSNLERLIGGITPKPPSFSLSQSCDNDLNSLWIQESKDETEYFKLSDLWDCFDELSAYGLGSKVDLNNGESVMQYYVPYLSAIQIYTSKAPAISRNQSEVVDCESECWSDDSETEKFSRSMSSGSSKVWDSVSDDSAYELDGISSPVRDKLGYVEFQYFESAKPNLRVPLTTKVNELAEKYPGLMTLRSVDLSPASWMAITWYPIYHIPSRMTDQDLTTCFLSYHTLSSALQGDLVEGDNENNKTMEEETFRCADEPVVTKRLPLAPFGLVTYKLHGGLWGNQESCDQERLLYLGSAAESWLKQLNVHDHHDYSFFSMNKSL; the protein is encoded by the exons ATGTGGTGGTCATCATCGTCGGATGCAAGATCAAACCTGGAGAGGCTTATTGGAGGAATCACTCCAAAGCCcccttctttctctctatcacAG AGCTGCGATAATGATTTGAATAGTTTATGGATACAAGAGAGCAAAGATGAAACTGAATATTTCAAGCTTAGTGATCTTTGGGACTGTTTTGATGAGCTAAGTGCGTATGGACTTGGATCAAAGGTTGATTTGAACAATGGCGAATCCGTTATGCAATACTATGTTCCATATCTATCCGCCATTCAAATCTACACTAGCAAAGCTCCAGCCATTTCCAG GAACCAGAGCGAGGTGGTTGATTGTGAGAGTGAATGTTGGAGTGATGATAGTGAGACTGAGAAGTTTTCAAGGTCTATGAGCAGTGGTTCTAGCAAAGTATGGGACTCTGTTTCTGATGATTCAGCTTATGAACTCGATGGCATTTCTTCTCCGGTGCGAGATAAGCTCGGTTACGTTGAGTTTCAGTACTTTGAATCAGCTAAACCGAACTTGCGAGTTCCTCTTACCACAAAG gtTAACGAATTAGCTGAGAAGTATCCAGGACTTATGACTCTAAGGAGTGTTGATTTGTCTCCAGCAAGTTGGATGGCCATTACTTG GTACCCTATATACCATATTCCATCTCGGATGACTGATCAAGACTTAACAACGTGTTTCTTGAGTTATCATACACTTTCTTCGGCCTTACAAG GTGATTTGGTTGAGGGTGATAATGAGAATAACAAAACCATGGAAGAAGAAACATTTCGTTGTGCTGATGAACCAGTGGTGACGAAGAGACTTCCTTTGGCTCCTTTTGGTTTAGTTACTTACAAGTTGCATGGAGGTTTGTGGGGGAATCAAGAATCTTGTGACCAAGAACGGCTTCTTTATCTTGGAAGTGCAGCGGAGTCATGGCTGAAGCAGCTTAACGTTCATGATCACCATGACTACAGCTTTTTCTCTATGAACAAGAGCTTGtag
- the LOC106387641 gene encoding kunitz trypsin inhibitor 5-like, with product MSSLLYTFLLLAVFTSHRGATTEAAVEPVTDIYGQRLRTGTKYYILPVVRGRGGGLTMSKAENKTCPKSVIQERFEVSNGMPLTFSPSDKSKVIRVSTDLNFKFSATSIWNLDNVDEKTNQWFIGTCGVEGNPGRTTVGNWFKIDKYEDHYKILFCPSVCDICRVMCRDVGVFVQDGIRRLVLSDVPLKVMFKRA from the coding sequence ATGTCATCACTTCTCTATACCTTCCTCCTCTTAGCGGTCTTCACCAGCCACCGTGGGGCCACAACTGAAGCCGCGGTGGAGCCAGTAACCGACATCTACGGTCAACGTCTCAGAACAGGCACCAAATACTACATCTTGCCTGTAGTTCGCGGCCGCGGCGGGGGACTAACCATGTCCAAAGCCGAAAACAAAACTTGTCCTAAAAGTGTTATCCAAGAACGGTTTGAAGTCTCTAACGGCATGCCGTTGACATTCTCACCGTCAGACAAATCAAAAGTGATCCGTGTCTCAACTGATCTGAACTTCAAATTCTCAGCTACTTCGATCTGGAACTTAGACAATGTCGACGAGAAGACGAATCAATGGTTCATTGGAACTTGTGGCGTTGAAGGGAATCCAGGCAGGACAACTGTTGGTAACTGGTTCAAGATCGACAAGTACGAAGATCACTACAAGATCTTGTTTTGTCCTTCTGTATGCGATATCTGCAGAGTCATGTGTAGAGACGTTGGTGTGTTTGTGCAAGATGGGATTAGAAGACTTGTGTTAAGTGATGTTCCACTAAAAGTTATGTTCAAAAGAGCATAA
- the LOC106355404 gene encoding putative GDP-L-fucose synthase 2, which produces MPTNLYGPNDNFHPENSHVLPALMRRFHEAKANDAEEVVVWGSGSPLREFLHVDDLAEACVFLMERYSGFEHVNMGSGVEVTIKELAELVKEVVGFEGNLVWDCSKLDGTPRKLMDSSKLAALGWTPKVSIKDGLRQTYQWYLENVVQKKQ; this is translated from the coding sequence ATGCCGACGAATCTCTACGGTCCGAACGATAATTTCCACCCTGAGAACTCTCATGTGCTTCCTGCTCTGATGAGGAGGTTCCATGAAGCTAAGGCCAACGATGCGGAGGAGGTTGTGGTGTGGGGAAGTGGGAGCCCGTTGAGGGAGTTTTTGCACGTGGATGATTTGGCTGAGGCTTGTGTTTTCTTGATGGAGAGGTACAGTGGGTTTGAGCATGTGAATATGGGGAGTGGTGTGGAAGTGACGATCAAAGAGTTGGCTGAGTTGGTTAAGGAGGTTGTTGGGTTTGAAGGGAATCTTGTTTGGGATTGTAGTAAGCTTGATGGGACGCCGAGGAAGCTGATGGATAGCTCGAAGCTTGCGGCTTTGGGGTGGACGCCGAAGGTTTCGATTAAAGATGGGCTTCGTCAGACTTATCAATGGTATTTGGAGAATGTTGTGCAGAAGAAGCAGTGA
- the LOC106358591 gene encoding nascent polypeptide-associated complex subunit beta-like, whose protein sequence is MNREKLMKMANTVRTGGKGTVRRKKKAVHKTNTTDDKKLQSTLKRIGVNSIPAIEEVNIFKDDVVIQFTNPKVQAAVGANTWAVSGSPQTKKLEDILPQILSHLGPDNMENLKKLAEQFKKQSPGGGNVPATIQEDDDEDDDVPELVAGETFEAAAEEKAAAASS, encoded by the exons ATGAATCGTGAGAAGTTGATGAAGATGGCCAACACTGTCCGCACTGGCGGCAAGGGTACAGTTAGAAG GAAGAAGAAGGCTGTGCACAAGACCAATACTACTGATGACAAGAAGCTCCAAAGCACTCTCAAGAGAATTGGAGTTAACTCCATTCCTGCTATTGAAGAAGTTAACATCTTCAAGGATGATGTTGTTATTCAGTTCACCAACCCTAAGG TTCAAGCTGCAGTTGGTGCAAACACATGGGCTGTTAGCGGTTCTCCTCAGACCAAAA AGTTGGAAGATATCCTTCCTCAGATTCTCAGCCATCTAG GACCAGACAACATGGAGAATCTGAAGAAGCTAGCAGAGCAGTTCAAGAAGCAATCTCCTGGTGGAGGTAATGTCCCAGCAACCATTcaagaggatgatgatgaggacGATGATGTCCCTGAACTTGTAGCTGGTGAGACATTCGAAGCTGCTGCTGAAGAGAAAGCAGCTGCTGCTTCTTCTTAA
- the LOC106358589 gene encoding ABC transporter G family member 11-like, with translation MEIEASRQQSTVPVPATGGNFPVPVGGLSPLSEAIWREKAPTEFVGDVSARLTWQDLTVMVTMGDGETQNVLEGLTGYAEPGSLTALMGPSGSGKSTMLDALASRLAANAFLSGTVLLNGHKTKLSFGAAAYVTQDDNLIGTLTVRETIWYSARVRLPDKMLRSEKRALVERTIIEMGLQDCADTVIGNWHLRGISGGEKRRVSIALEILMRPRLLFLDEPTSGLDSASAFFVTQTLRALSRDGRTVIASIHQPSSEVFELFDRLYLLSGGKTVYFGQASEAYEFFAQAGFPCPALRNPSDHFLRCVNSDFDKVRATLKGSMKLRFEASDDPLEKITTTEAIRVLVDYYHTSDYYYTTKAKVEEISQYKGNILDSGGSQASFLLQTYTLTKRSFINMSRDFGYYWLRLLIYILVTFCIGTIYWKVGTSYSAILARGSCASFVFGFVTFMSIGGFPSFVEDMKVFQRERLNGHYGVASFVIANTLAATPFLIIITFISGTICYFMVGLHPGFTHYLFFVLCLYASVTVVESLMMAIASIVPNFLMGIIIGAGIQGIFMLVSGFFRLPNDIPKLFWRYPMSYISFHFWALQGQYQNDLRGLMFDSQGSAFKIPGEYVLENVFQINLHRSKWINLSVILSMIIIYRIIFFIMIKTNEDVTPWVRGYVARRRMKQKNGTQNTTVAPDGLTQSPSLRNYVATRTNGGARRW, from the exons ATGGAGATAGAAGCAAGCAGACAACAATCCACCGTACCGGTTCCGGCCACCGGAGGGAATTTTCCGGTTCCGGTGGGTGGGTTAAGTCCGTTGAGTGAAGCTATATGGAGAGAAAAAGCTCCAACGGAGTTCGTCGGAGATGTGTCGGCGAGGCTTACGTGGCAAGATCTGACGGTGATGGTGACTATGGGAGATGGTGAGACTCAAAACGTTCTTGAAGGTCTTACCGGTTACGCCGAACCGGGTTCTCTCACGGCTCTCATGGGCCCTTCCGGCTCCGGAAAATCCACTATGCTCGACGCTCTTGCTAGCCGCCTCGCCGCAAATGCCTTCCTCTCCGGCACCGTTCTTCTCAACGGCCACAAAACCAAACTCTCCTTTGGAGCAGCT GCTTATGTGACACAAGACGATAACTTGATTGGCACGTTAACTGTGAGAGAGACTATATGGTATTCAGCAAGAGTTCGTCTCCCTGACAAGATGTTGCGGTCGGAGAAACGTGCCCTAGTGGAGAGGACAATCATAGAGATGGGTCTACAAGATTGTGCAGATACTGTCATAGGAAACTGGCATTTGCGTGGGATTAGTGgtggagagaagagaagagtcaGTATTGCTCTTGAGATTCTCATGAGACCTCGTTTACTCTTTCTTGATGAGCCAACAAGTGGTCTTGACAG TGCTTCTGCTTTCTTTGTGACTCAGACATTGCGTGCGCTATCACGAGATGGAAGGACGGTGATTGCTTCCATCCATCAACCGAGTAGTGAGGTTTTCGAGTTGTTTGATCGGTTGTATCTTCTTTCTGGAGGCAAAACTGTTTACTTTGGTCAAGCTTCTGAAGCGTATGAG TTCTTTGCCCAAGCTGGGTTTCCATGTCCTGCTTTAAGGAACCCTTCTGATCATTTCCTGAGATGTGTTAACTCAGACTTTGACAAAGTTAGAGCCACTTTGAAAGGTTCTATGAAGCTAAGG TTTGAAGCAAGCGATGATCCATTAGAGAAGATTACCACAACGGAAGCTATTAGAGTCTTGGTGGACTATTACCACACTTCTGACTACTATTACACCACAAAGGCTAAGGTTGAAGAGATATCACAATAT AAAGGGAATATTCTTGACTCTGGAGGCAGCCAAGCTAGTTTCCTTCTGCAGACATACACTTTAACCAAGCGATCATTCATCAACATGTCAAGGGACTTTGGATACTACTGGCTCAGACTTCTTATCTACATCTTGGTCACATTCTGTATTGGAACCATCTACTGGAAAGTTGGGACTAGCTACAGCGCCATTCTG GCACGAGGCTCATGTGCGTCTTTTGTCTTTGGCTTTGTAACATTCATGTCTATTGGTGGGTTTCCCTCCTTTGTTGAAGACATGAAG GTGTTCCAAAGAGAGAGACTAAACGGTCACTATGGAGTAGCTTCGTTTGTGATAGCCAACACATTAGCCGCAACACCGTTCTTGATCATCATAACATTCATCTCCGGGACAATATGTTACTTCATGGTTGGTCTTCATCCAGGATTCACTCACTATCTCTTCTTTGTGCTCTGTCTCTATGCAAGTGTCACCGTTGTAGAGAGCTTGATGATGGCTATAGCTAGTATTGTTCCCAACTTCCTCATGGGTATCATCATTGGAGCTGGTATTCAG GGGATCTTCATGCTGGTTTCTGGATTCTTCAGGCTACCAAATGACATACCAAAACTTTTCTGGCGTTATCCAATGTCATACATTAGCTTCCACTTCTGGGCGCTACAA GGTCAATACCAGAATGATCTGAGAGGCTTGATGTTTGATAGCCAAGGGAGTGCTTTCAAGATTCCAGGGGAATACGTTCTTGAGAATGTCTTCCAGATCAACTTGCACCGATCAAAATGGATTAACCTCAGTGTGATTCTCAGCATGATCATCATCTACCGCATCATTTTCTTCATCATGATTAAGACCAACGAGGATGTAACTCCTTGGGTTAGAGGTTACGTAGCGCGAAGAAGGATGAAGCAGAAGAATGGTACTCAGAACACTACAGTTGCACCTGATGGTCTTACACAGTCCCCTTCTCTGAGAAACTATGTTGCTACACGAACCAATGGTGGAGCTCGCAGATGGTAG